The following nucleotide sequence is from Flavimarina sp. Hel_I_48.
GACGAGCATGACAGCGTACTGCTCATCGAAGAAAAAATTGATGAGAACACCTTTAAGTTTTCCGCCCGGCTCGAAGTGGATTACATCAATGAAACGTACAAACTGGACCTTCCGGAAAGTGAAAACTATGAAACCCTGGGCGGTCTGATCGTGAATAACGAGGAAGGTATCCCAGAGGAAAATGAAATCCTTGAGATTGAAGGGTACCAGTTCCATATCTTACAAACATCAAGCACAAAAATTGAACTTGTGCAGATCAAGAAGATTGAAGAAGATTAAATTCGTTTCTTATCTCATAAGCAGTCCCTTTGGCTTATCTTATTTAAGCGATTTCAGTTTTATCTTTTGATATAAAATAGTATTTTCGCCCTTTATTGCGGTAGAGGTGGTTAAAAATCACCCAAAAAGCTATAAATAACGCAGAATTTAATTTAACGCAGGTCTTTCCCTGCATATTAGTAGTATATCATGGCAGTTTTAAACAAAATCAGGCAACGTTCGGTATTTTTGATCATCATCATTGCCCTGGCCCTTTTCTCCTTTGTACTTGCAGATTTGTTCAAAGGTGGCGGTTTCAATACTCAAAAATCGCAGCGTGTATTAGCCACGGTAAACGGGGAAGATATTGACAGGGATGATTTTGCCAAGAAGGTAGAGTTACAGACCAGCCGCTATGGTGGTCAAATGAGCACGACCCGAGTCCAGAATATGGTATGGCAACAAGAACTTAATGATGTTCTACTGGGCGAACAGATGGATGAACTTGGCATTACCGTAGAAGAGGACCGCTTGAACAGTATTCTTAAAGAAGCATTGCAAAACGAGCCTCAATTTCAAGATGCAAATGGGGTTTTTAGTGAAGGTAAGATGCGCGAGTATATTGCGACATTGCGTTCTACTAATGAAGCGGCTTACAGCCAGTGGGTAGATTATGAGCAGGGACTTGCAAAAAATGAAGAAGAACTGATCTATTTTAACCTTATTAAAGCAGGAATGGGCGCAACCCTTAGTGAGGGCAAGCAAGCTTATGAAATGCAAAACAGCACACGCGATGCACAATTTGTGAACATCCCTTTTAGCAGCATTCCAGATGATCAGGTAAAAGTTTCTAAATCAGATATTGAAAGCTATATCAAAAAACACCAGAACAAATATCAGGTAGAAGCTAACCGCAGCCTTCGTTTTGTGAAGTTTGATGAAAAACCTACCCTTAAGGATGAGAAGGAAGTTGAAAAAGAAGTTGCAACGTACTTGAATGATAAAGCAGGTTATAATGCTGCTACCAAATCAAACGACACCATCGCCGGACTATCAAAAACCGATAATCCTGAAGAATTTGTAAATGAATTTTCAGACCAGCGCTACACAGATCGTTTCTATTTCAAGAACGAACTACCTACCGCTTTCCAGGACCAACTTTTTGCATTGAATGAAAATGAGGTTTATGGACCTTATAAAGACAACGGGGCTTACAAAATATCAAGGGTAATTGCGGTAGAACAAATACCAGATTCAGTAAAATCATCACATATTTTGCTTCCTTTTGCAGGTCTACAGAATGCAGGAGCGGTAACACGATCCAAAGCAGAAACAAAAAAATTAGCAGACAGTCTTGCGGAAGTACTTCGCAAAACGCCTTCAAAAATGGCTGAACTTGCTACCGAATTTTCCACTGATCAGGGAAGCGCCGAAAAAGGCGGTGATCTTGGGTATGTAGCAAAAAATACATTTGTAAAGCCTTTTAATGATTTCGTGTTCATGCAGAACACAGGGGATATTGACGTCGTGGAAAGTCAATTTGGATATCATGTTATCAAAATTGAAGATCAAAAGGGTGAGCAACGTGCTATCAAACTTGCTACGGTTTCTAAAGAAATTGAGCCTTCTCAACAAACTGTAAATGACATTTTCACCGCGACCACTAAATTTGAAATGGCAGCAAACGCTGATCAGAAAAAATTTACTGAAGTGGCAAAGAAAGATAACTATACCGTAAGACCGGTCAATAACATCAAGGCCTTAGATGAAACCATTCCAGGAGAAGGGAGCCAGCGCGAAATTATTCGCTGGGCTTTTGAAGAAGAGACCGAAGTGGGCGATATTAAGAGGTTCTCATTAAATGGTGGTTATCTTGTGGTCCAACTTACTAAAAAGAGCCCTGCCGGACTTATGCAGGTTGATGAAGCATCAGCAAGTGTGACTCCGCTGGTTCGCAATGAGAAGAAAGCTAAGATGATTCAGGATAAGATCTCTGGTAATGATCTTACCGCCATCGCCAGTGCCAATAATGTACAGGTACAAACGGCATCAGCGGTTAGCCTTAAAAACCCTACCCTTGCCGGGGCTGGTCGTGAACCTAAAGTTGTAGGTGCGTTGTTTGGACTGAAAGAAAACACGGTCTCAGAACCTATCGTGGGTGAGAAAGGAGTTTATCTTGTAAAACCTACGGCTATCAATAAAGCGAAGGAAATGGATAATTACTTAAGCTTTACCATGCAACAAACAGCTACCAATAGAAATTCGGTCAATGCAAATGTGACCAAAGCATTAGAAGATGCAGCAGAAATCGAAGATCAAAGGGCAAACTTTTACTAAGAACAATTTGTTTTCAAAATAATAGCAAGACCATTTTCAATTTTTGAAAATGGTCTTTTTATATTTATACCATGACTATAAATGAACTCCACGATATTTTTCTGAAATCTTCAGGAATTTGTATAGACACCCGCAAAATCAGTCAAAATAGCTTGTTTTTTGCCCTTTCCGGGGAGAATTTCAATGGGAATACCTTTGCTGATAAAGCACTGAAGAGCGGTGCCTGTAATGTCGTAATTGATGATGATGACTATGAACAGGAACATACTCTTCTGGTAAAAGATTCGCTGAAAGCACTTCAGGATCTGGCGCATTTTCACAGGAAATTCCTCGGTTTGCCTATCATTGCCCTTACCGGAAGCAATGGGAAGACCACGACAAAAGAATTGATCAACGCGGTGCTTTCTAAAAAATACAAAATCACGGCCACCCAGGGCAATCTCAATAACCACATAGGTGTACCCCTTACCCTGTTATCCATGAATGAAAAAACGGAAATAGGCATTGTGGAAATGGGTGCGAATCATCTTAAAGAAATAAAAAACCTGAGTCAGATCGCAGCACCAGATTATGGCTACATCACAAACTTTGGCAAGGCACATCTCGAAGGTTTTGGCAGCGAAGCTGGCGTAGTAAAAGGTAAAAGTGAACTTTACGATTATATTAAGGCAAACGGTGGTACACTTTTTATAAATGCTGATGATGAGAAACAAAGGGCACGAACCGCTACTTCAGACTTTTATAGCTTTGGGACCAATGCCAATAATAATCTTGTGGTAACCTACCCTCCTGCGCTGCCTTTTGCTGAAATTATATATCAAAAAGAGCCATTTACGAGCCAACTAACCGGTTTTTATAATGCTTCTAATATGGCGGCTGCGCTAAGTATGGGCGTTTTTTTTGAAGTGGAGCCTGAAAAAATCAAAGAAGCGCTGGCCGGGTATAAACCGGCAAATAACCGTTCGCAACTTATGCAAGTGGAACAGTTAACGCTCTTGCTTGATGCCTACAATGCAAATCCCACAAGTATGGAGGCTGCCCTGACCAATTTTAAAGGTTTGGGTGCCAAACATAAAATCGCCATTCTCGGCGACATGTTTGAGTTGGGCGATACAGCCGAAAGTGAACATATGCAGATTGCAACGTTGGCACTAGCGCAAGCGTATGATTCCGTTGTACTTATAGGAAAGAATTTCGCGAAAACCCACATAAATTCTGAAAAGCTCTTCTATTTTGATGATGTTACCGCTTTTGAACAAAACGTACCAGAACAGGTAAAAAGTCTTTTAAAGAAAGAAACATTAGTACTTATAAAAGGTTCTCGTGGGATGGCGCTAGAGCGACTTGTACCCACGCTAAAAAAACTATCTTCTTAAAAAAAAATCCTTCTATTTAGAAGCATCTTTTAAAAGTTCATAACGATATATTTTCAGTAGAAAATCACTAATTGAGCATAAAAAACGCCCGAAAAAAACTTGTTTTTCGGGCGTTTTTGGATGTTTATAAGGTGTGGACCATGTTGGATTCGAACCAACGACTTCCACGTTGTCGACGTGACACTCTGAACCAACTGAGTTAATGGTCCCACAATGGGTGAGCAAAAATAAGGGATTTATACACACCCGCCAAATGCTTCTTTTCAAGCATCAAATCAAAATAAGGTTTGTTTAAGGACAGCTTTTCTAAACCAACTATAAAATATAATCCGTACTTACAAAATTCGATTTTTTGGCATCCATTAATTCCTGTAAAATCGCGTTGTTGTAAGCGTTGTCTTTAGAAGCCACAAATGTACGTATAGAGAACGAACGCAGTGCATCGTGCACGCTCAGTGTACCCACGGCAGAATCTTTACGACCGGTAAAGGGATAGACATCAGGGCCACGTTGACAGGAACTGTTCAGGTTTACGCGGCATACCAGGTTTACTAAAGTATCTATCAGCGGCGCAAGGGTTTTGACTTCTTTACCGAATAAGCTCACCTGCTGACCATAATTGGATTCCGCCATATCATCTAAGGGCTCATCTATATCTTTAAAAGTAAGCACAGGAATTACCGGGCCAAATTGTTCTTCTTTATAAACCCGCATTTCTTTGCTCACTGGAAACAAAACAGCTGGGAAAATGTAGTTTTTACTGCGTTCCCCGCCCTTTTTGTTTAATATTTTAGCACCTTTTTCCGTAGCATCATCTATCAATTCCTGAATATAATCTGGCTTATCAGGTTCTGGCAAGGGAGTTAATTTGACGCCATCCTCCCACGGGAGTCCGAATTTTAATTTATCAACCTGTTCCGAAAACTTTCTATTAAAGGTTTCGGCAATGTTTTCATGTACATAAACCACTTTTAGCGCCGTACAGCGTTGACCATTAAAAGAAAGTGTACCCGCAATACATTCGGAGACGGCAAGATCCAGATCTGCATCAGGCAGTATTATTGCCGGATTTTTTGCTTCAAGTCCTAAAACCAAACGCAAACGATTCTTTTTAGGATGCAGGTTTTGAAGGGCATTTGCTGAAGAGCTGTGCCCTATAAGCGCCAGCACATCTACATTACCGGTCTTCATAATAGGCGCGGCCACTTCCCTGCCCCTCCCATAAACGATGTTTACCACACCTGCGGGAAAACTCTCCTGAAAAGCTTCCAGGAGTGGGGAAATCAATAAAACACCATGCTTCGCCGGTTTAAAGATTGCCGTATTTCCCATAATAAGCGCTGGGATAAGTAGGCAAAATGTTTCATTTAAGGGATAGTTGTAAGGACCCATACACAACACCACCCCTAACGGACCACGGCGTATGTGCGCATGAATACCGTCCTGTTTATGAAACTTTGCACTGTCACGGTCCATGTTTTTGTAATCCTCAATCGTATCGTAGATATATTCTACCGTACGGTCAAATTCCTTCTGGGAATCAGGATAGTTTTTACAGATTTCCCACATGAGCAGATTTACGACCTCCTCCCGTTTGGTTTTCATCTTGGTCACAAAGGTTTCCATACATTTGATACGGTCTGCAACCTTCATCGTAGGCCATTCCCCCTGTCCTTTATCATAGGCCTTCATCGCCGCATTGAGGGCATCCAGACCTTCTTTTTCGCTTAAGCTGGGAATGGATCCCAGGCGTGTAGGTTGTAATTCTCCTTCCTGCTCTGTTTCAATGCTAGAAAACACATCAGTTGTTTTACCTTTCCAGGGAATCAGTTTACCATCTATCAGATAGGTGTTTTGCTCAAGGGGTTTTACTTGAAATTGCTGGGGTATATCAGAAGTTTTAGAAGAAATCATTCAGTGTTCTTTGTAAAAATTAATAGTACATTTTTTTAAATAGAGCGAAATACGGTTTTTCAAGGTTTTCAAAACCATTTAAATGGCAAGTAAACGGATTGAAAGCAAACAGTACAACTCAGATCAAAAACTCAAACAAATTGGGTTTGTCATTAAGGTATTCACCGAAGAAATTTCGGTTTTTCATACGTCTGATCAACGGTTTTAAATCATCCTGGGCTTTCAATTCAATCCCAACAACCGCCGGACCGTCTTCGCGATTGGTTTTTTTGGAATACTGAAAAAAGGTGATATCATCATCAGGACCCATAATTTCTGCAACAAATTCTTTCAAAGCTCCGGCCCGCTGCGGAAAACGGATTATAAAATAATGTTTTAGTCCCTGATAGAGTAACGCACGTTCCTTAATTTCTGCGGTACGCGTGATGTCGTTATTGCTTCCGCTGATCACGCACACGACATTTTTGCCTTTGATTTCTTCGGCATACATATCAAGCACCGAAAGCGTTAACGCTCCGGCAGGCTCAACAACAATCGCATCTTTGTTATACAAATCAAGAATCGTCTGGCAAATTTTCCCTTCGGGCACGGTTACCATCTCACTGAGATATTCACTACAGATAGCAAAATTGCGGTCGCCCACACGCTGTACGGCCGCACCATCCACAAACTTTTCAATCATGGAAAGCTTGGTATTTGCCTTCGCCATGATCGAGGTACGCATGGAGGGCGCTCCCTCAGGCTCCACGCCAATAACTTTTGTTTCTGGTGAGAGCAGGTGAAAAACCGTGCTCAGGCCAGAGGCCAGACCACCGCCGCCCACGGGTACAAAAACATAATCAATGGGATCTTCGGTCTGCTCCAGAATTTCAAGTCCCACCGTCGCCTGGCCCTCAATGATTTTTTCATCATCAAAAGGATGCACAAATATCTTCCCTAGAAGTTTGCATTCCGCCTGGGCAGCCTTACTTGCATCATCAAAATTATCGCCGGTGAGTATAATATTTACCAGATCTTCCCCAAACATTTTAACCTGCTCAATCTTCTGTTTTGGCGTAGGCGAGGGCATATAAATTGTCCCTTTGATATTCAGTTTTGCACAGGCGTAAGCTACGCCCTGCGCGTGGTTGCCCGCACTTGCACACACGATCCCCTTTTTACGATCTTCTTCGCTAAGCGAACTAATTTTGTTATAAGCGCCCCTAATTTTGTAAGATCTAATCTGCTGCAAATCTTCCCTTTTGAGCATAATATTTGCGTCAAACTGCCTTGAATAATGAATATTTTGCATCAAAGGCGTGCGGGCTGCGACTGATTTTAATGTTTCTGCAGCCTGCCTAACAGCGTCTAATGTGGGATAGTATGTGCTCTTCGTTTGGGTCAAACTTGTCATTTTATTATCTATTACAAAAACCTTAGAATATAAAAATCCCAAGGTTTGGCAAAATTTAGACTGAATTGTCTACAATTGAATTATGCAGTAACCGCCTCCTGTTCTTCAACAGCAGTTCTGATTTCTTTCATAGAAGTCATGGATTCGCGCAACCAGGCGCCCACTTCTTCAACGGGATGATTTCTAATCGCATCATTAACCGCTATGAGTTCGCGGTTATCCACACCATTATCTTTGGCAAAATCAGCGCCTATTACTTTCTTATCAATATTCTTCATAAAATCCTGAAGCAAAGGTTTTGCGGCGTGATCAAAAAGATAACAACCATATTCCGCCGTGTCCGAAATGATACGGTTCATTTCAAATAACTTCTTGCGCGCAATGGTATTGGCGATAAGCGGCGTCTCGTGGAGAGACTCATAATACGCCGACTCTTCAATGATACCTGCAGCGGTCATGGTCTCAAAAGCAAGTTCTACGCCCGCTTTTACAAAAGCGACCATAAGCGTACCGTGATCAAAATATTCCTGTTCGCTTATTTTTTGCTCCTGTGCGTCTGTTTTTTCAAAGGCGGTTTCTCCGGTTTCAGCACGCCATTTGTGAAGGTTTTTGTCATCGTTTGCCCAGTCTTCCATCATTGTTTTTGAGAAATGCCCAGACATGATATCATCCATGTGCTTTTCAAAAAGAGGACGAAGGGTTTGTTTCATCTCTTCGGCAAGGTGGAAAGCTTTGATTTTTGATGGATTGTTGAGCCTGTCCATCATGGTAGTAATCCCGCCATGTTTTAAAGCTTCGGTAATGGTTTCCCATCCATACTGAATCAAACGTGCGGCATAGTTTTTATCAATGCCTTCTTCTACCATTTTGTCGAAACAAAGAATGGAACCGGTCTGTAACACCCCACATAAGATGGTCTGTTCGCCCATAAGGTCACTCTTTACCTCAGCGACAAAAGAGGACTCCAGCACACCCGCGCGGTGCCCACCCGTGGCGACCGCATAGGCTTTCGCCTGCTCAAAACCTTTTTGTTCGGGATCATTTTCAGGATGTACGGCCATTAACGTAGGTACACCAAAACCGCGTTTGTACTCTTCGCGCACTTCAGAACCTGGACATTTTGGCGCTACCATGATCACCGTAATATCTTCACGGATTTTGGTTCCTTCTTCCACGATGTTAAAACCGTGACTGTAGGAAAGGGTCGCCCCATTTTTCATCAAAGGGACGATCGCTTCAATCACTGAGGTGTGCTGCTTATCTGGCGTAAGATTGCAAACCAGATCTGCCGTAGGAATCAATTCTTCATACGTTCCCACGTTAAAACCATTTTCGGTGGCATTTTTATAAGATGCGCGTTTTTCTTTTATGGCGCCCTCGCGTAGCGTGTAAGAGATATCGAGGCCAGAATCACGCATATTGAGGCCCTGGTTAAGCCCTTGTGCGCCACAACCTACAATCACCACCTTTTTTCCTTTAAGCGCCTCTACTCCTTCACTGAATTCATCAGCTTCCATAAAACGGCATTTGCCCAGTTGGGCCAATTGATCTCTAAGTGAAAGCGTATTGAAGTAATTTTTCATTCTAATTGGTTTTGTTCCTAAAAGGGCAATTTTTCACCCTTTTTGGGTCATTATTTGGTTAATTTGCTTTGTTTATTCTTTGAATTCAGCCAATAAGGTTGAAATTTTCATTTCATCTTTTGTTACTGCAATACGGCCACTGCGTACAAACTGCATGATACCGAAAACGCTCAGTTCCCTGTAAAGCAACTCGATCTCGCTACGGCGACCGGATTTCTCCAACACAAAAAACTCTTTGTTTACGGTAACAATACGCGTATTGCTTTCCTTAATGATGTTCTGGATCTGCGGTTCTTCAAAAAGCAGTGAAGATTTGATCTTAAAAAGACAACTTTCCAAGAAAATAGTTTGCTCGTCTGTATGGTAGAACGCCTTGATCACCTCGACCTGTTTTTCCAACTGGCCAATTATTTTTTTGATACGTTCTTCGGTAAGGCTGAGCACAAGCGTAAACCTGGATACGCCTTCAATTTCTGAAATGGACGTGTTCAGGCTTTCTATATTTATATGCCTACGTTGAAATATGGCCGAGATTCTGTTCAACAAACCGATATTATTTTCGGTATAGATGGAAACGGTATATGTTTTTTCTTCGTTCATTATTCTAATCTTATATCTGAAACTGAAGCTCCTGACGGAACCATTGGGAATACGTTATCTTCTTTTTCTACTTTAACTTCAAGGAAATAGGGCCCATCACAAGCAATCATAGTTTCAATGGCCGCGGTAAGATCTTCTCGCTTTGTTACTTGCTGCGCCTCTATGGAATAACCTTTTGCGATAGCGACAAAATCAGGGTTTACCATTTCTGTAGAAGCATAGCGCCTGTCAAAAAACAACTGCTGCCATTGACGCACCATCCCTAGGAAATCATTATTAAGTACCACGATCTTTACAGGTACTTTGGTCTGAAAAATAGTACCCAATTCCTGAATGGTCATCTGGTAACCACCATCCCCTATTATGGCCACCACTTCACGTTCTGGAGCGCCCATTTTAGCACCTATCGCCGCGGGAAGTGCAAATCCCATGGTTCCCAACCCGCCAGAGGTGATGTTGCTCTGCGTTTTATTGAATTTTGCATAGCGGCAGGCGACCATTTGGTGCTGACCCACATCAGAAACGATTACCGCGTCCCCTTTAGTTACTTCGTTGATGCCTTCTAAAACCTCGCCCATGGTCAGGCCCTCTTTTGTAGGGTGAATATCATGGGTTATGATTTTATCATATTCAATTTTATATAAATCCTTAAACTGCTGGTGCCAGGCCTCATGTTTATTTTCTTTGACCAATGGCAATAGTGCCGCCAGTGTTTCTTTGCTGTTGCCTAAAACGGCCACATCTGCATTGACGTTTTTGTTGACTTCTGCGGGATCAATTTCAAAGTGAATGACTTTGGCTTGTTTTACATAGGTATTTAAATCTCCGGTTACGCGGTCATCAAAGCGCATCCCGATAGCGATAAAAACGTCACATTCATTGGTCAGCATATTGGGCGCATAGTTTCCGTGCATACCCACCATACCCACATTAAGGGGATGATCTGTAGGGATTGCGGAAACGCCTAAAATGGTCCATGCGGCCGGAATTCCGGTTTTTTCAACGAGCGCTTTAAATTCTTCCTCGGCTTTGCCCAGAATTACACCCTGACCCCAAAC
It contains:
- a CDS encoding NADP-dependent glyceraldehyde-3-phosphate dehydrogenase; this translates as MISSKTSDIPQQFQVKPLEQNTYLIDGKLIPWKGKTTDVFSSIETEQEGELQPTRLGSIPSLSEKEGLDALNAAMKAYDKGQGEWPTMKVADRIKCMETFVTKMKTKREEVVNLLMWEICKNYPDSQKEFDRTVEYIYDTIEDYKNMDRDSAKFHKQDGIHAHIRRGPLGVVLCMGPYNYPLNETFCLLIPALIMGNTAIFKPAKHGVLLISPLLEAFQESFPAGVVNIVYGRGREVAAPIMKTGNVDVLALIGHSSSANALQNLHPKKNRLRLVLGLEAKNPAIILPDADLDLAVSECIAGTLSFNGQRCTALKVVYVHENIAETFNRKFSEQVDKLKFGLPWEDGVKLTPLPEPDKPDYIQELIDDATEKGAKILNKKGGERSKNYIFPAVLFPVSKEMRVYKEEQFGPVIPVLTFKDIDEPLDDMAESNYGQQVSLFGKEVKTLAPLIDTLVNLVCRVNLNSSCQRGPDVYPFTGRKDSAVGTLSVHDALRSFSIRTFVASKDNAYNNAILQELMDAKKSNFVSTDYIL
- the ilvB gene encoding biosynthetic-type acetolactate synthase large subunit, producing the protein MEIQTMKLQPNENQVTERITGKEAIIKCLLAEGVTTLYGYPGGAIMPVYDELYKYQDQLNHILTRHEQGATHAAQGYARVSGKVGVAIATSGPGATNLITGIADAQIDSTPMVCITGQVSSHLLGSDAFQETDIIGISTPVTKWNYQITHASEIPEIMAKAFYIAKSGRPGPVLIDITKDAQFEEFDFTYNKCTGIRSYKPIPVMDKDKVAEAAELINNAKKPFIVWGQGVILGKAEEEFKALVEKTGIPAAWTILGVSAIPTDHPLNVGMVGMHGNYAPNMLTNECDVFIAIGMRFDDRVTGDLNTYVKQAKVIHFEIDPAEVNKNVNADVAVLGNSKETLAALLPLVKENKHEAWHQQFKDLYKIEYDKIITHDIHPTKEGLTMGEVLEGINEVTKGDAVIVSDVGQHQMVACRYAKFNKTQSNITSGGLGTMGFALPAAIGAKMGAPEREVVAIIGDGGYQMTIQELGTIFQTKVPVKIVVLNNDFLGMVRQWQQLFFDRRYASTEMVNPDFVAIAKGYSIEAQQVTKREDLTAAIETMIACDGPYFLEVKVEKEDNVFPMVPSGASVSDIRLE
- a CDS encoding UDP-N-acetylmuramoyl-tripeptide--D-alanyl-D-alanine ligase, giving the protein MTINELHDIFLKSSGICIDTRKISQNSLFFALSGENFNGNTFADKALKSGACNVVIDDDDYEQEHTLLVKDSLKALQDLAHFHRKFLGLPIIALTGSNGKTTTKELINAVLSKKYKITATQGNLNNHIGVPLTLLSMNEKTEIGIVEMGANHLKEIKNLSQIAAPDYGYITNFGKAHLEGFGSEAGVVKGKSELYDYIKANGGTLFINADDEKQRARTATSDFYSFGTNANNNLVVTYPPALPFAEIIYQKEPFTSQLTGFYNASNMAAALSMGVFFEVEPEKIKEALAGYKPANNRSQLMQVEQLTLLLDAYNANPTSMEAALTNFKGLGAKHKIAILGDMFELGDTAESEHMQIATLALAQAYDSVVLIGKNFAKTHINSEKLFYFDDVTAFEQNVPEQVKSLLKKETLVLIKGSRGMALERLVPTLKKLSS
- the ilvA gene encoding threonine ammonia-lyase IlvA; translated protein: MTSLTQTKSTYYPTLDAVRQAAETLKSVAARTPLMQNIHYSRQFDANIMLKREDLQQIRSYKIRGAYNKISSLSEEDRKKGIVCASAGNHAQGVAYACAKLNIKGTIYMPSPTPKQKIEQVKMFGEDLVNIILTGDNFDDASKAAQAECKLLGKIFVHPFDDEKIIEGQATVGLEILEQTEDPIDYVFVPVGGGGLASGLSTVFHLLSPETKVIGVEPEGAPSMRTSIMAKANTKLSMIEKFVDGAAVQRVGDRNFAICSEYLSEMVTVPEGKICQTILDLYNKDAIVVEPAGALTLSVLDMYAEEIKGKNVVCVISGSNNDITRTAEIKERALLYQGLKHYFIIRFPQRAGALKEFVAEIMGPDDDITFFQYSKKTNREDGPAVVGIELKAQDDLKPLIRRMKNRNFFGEYLNDKPNLFEFLI
- the ilvC gene encoding ketol-acid reductoisomerase, whose product is MKNYFNTLSLRDQLAQLGKCRFMEADEFSEGVEALKGKKVVIVGCGAQGLNQGLNMRDSGLDISYTLREGAIKEKRASYKNATENGFNVGTYEELIPTADLVCNLTPDKQHTSVIEAIVPLMKNGATLSYSHGFNIVEEGTKIREDITVIMVAPKCPGSEVREEYKRGFGVPTLMAVHPENDPEQKGFEQAKAYAVATGGHRAGVLESSFVAEVKSDLMGEQTILCGVLQTGSILCFDKMVEEGIDKNYAARLIQYGWETITEALKHGGITTMMDRLNNPSKIKAFHLAEEMKQTLRPLFEKHMDDIMSGHFSKTMMEDWANDDKNLHKWRAETGETAFEKTDAQEQKISEQEYFDHGTLMVAFVKAGVELAFETMTAAGIIEESAYYESLHETPLIANTIARKKLFEMNRIISDTAEYGCYLFDHAAKPLLQDFMKNIDKKVIGADFAKDNGVDNRELIAVNDAIRNHPVEEVGAWLRESMTSMKEIRTAVEEQEAVTA
- a CDS encoding peptidylprolyl isomerase — encoded protein: MAVLNKIRQRSVFLIIIIALALFSFVLADLFKGGGFNTQKSQRVLATVNGEDIDRDDFAKKVELQTSRYGGQMSTTRVQNMVWQQELNDVLLGEQMDELGITVEEDRLNSILKEALQNEPQFQDANGVFSEGKMREYIATLRSTNEAAYSQWVDYEQGLAKNEEELIYFNLIKAGMGATLSEGKQAYEMQNSTRDAQFVNIPFSSIPDDQVKVSKSDIESYIKKHQNKYQVEANRSLRFVKFDEKPTLKDEKEVEKEVATYLNDKAGYNAATKSNDTIAGLSKTDNPEEFVNEFSDQRYTDRFYFKNELPTAFQDQLFALNENEVYGPYKDNGAYKISRVIAVEQIPDSVKSSHILLPFAGLQNAGAVTRSKAETKKLADSLAEVLRKTPSKMAELATEFSTDQGSAEKGGDLGYVAKNTFVKPFNDFVFMQNTGDIDVVESQFGYHVIKIEDQKGEQRAIKLATVSKEIEPSQQTVNDIFTATTKFEMAANADQKKFTEVAKKDNYTVRPVNNIKALDETIPGEGSQREIIRWAFEEETEVGDIKRFSLNGGYLVVQLTKKSPAGLMQVDEASASVTPLVRNEKKAKMIQDKISGNDLTAIASANNVQVQTASAVSLKNPTLAGAGREPKVVGALFGLKENTVSEPIVGEKGVYLVKPTAINKAKEMDNYLSFTMQQTATNRNSVNANVTKALEDAAEIEDQRANFY
- the ilvN gene encoding acetolactate synthase small subunit encodes the protein MNEEKTYTVSIYTENNIGLLNRISAIFQRRHINIESLNTSISEIEGVSRFTLVLSLTEERIKKIIGQLEKQVEVIKAFYHTDEQTIFLESCLFKIKSSLLFEEPQIQNIIKESNTRIVTVNKEFFVLEKSGRRSEIELLYRELSVFGIMQFVRSGRIAVTKDEMKISTLLAEFKE